From a single Helicovermis profundi genomic region:
- a CDS encoding aldo/keto reductase, whose protein sequence is MRKRILGRTGLLVSEIGFGGIPIQRISKEEALNVIKKCKNEGINFIDTARGYTVSEEYIGAAIQNNRRDWILASKSPVRDYNGMKKEVEISLINLKTDYIDLYQFHFVKSLEDLSMIVSENGALKALVEAKEEGKIGHIGITSHSVDILEKALELDLFETIQFPYNLVENQGEKIFKIANEKNVGVIIMKPIAGGAIDNGELSLKYVLNNKNVTVAIPGMETEELVEKNASVGNNSLKLSETDLKELNKIKEKLSGEFCRRCGYCLPCEKGIDIPSQFILEGYLTRYKLKDWAINRYESLEIKSSDCVKCGICETKCPYDLPIIKMLENVSNSFNNVDK, encoded by the coding sequence TTGAGAAAAAGAATTTTAGGAAGAACTGGACTTTTGGTTTCTGAAATAGGTTTTGGAGGAATACCAATTCAAAGAATATCTAAGGAAGAAGCACTAAATGTTATAAAAAAATGCAAAAACGAAGGTATTAATTTTATTGATACTGCAAGAGGTTATACAGTAAGCGAAGAATATATTGGAGCAGCAATTCAAAATAATAGAAGAGACTGGATACTTGCAAGCAAATCTCCTGTTAGAGATTATAATGGTATGAAGAAAGAAGTTGAAATAAGTTTAATAAATCTTAAAACTGACTATATTGATTTGTATCAATTTCATTTTGTAAAATCACTTGAAGATCTTTCAATGATAGTTTCGGAAAACGGTGCACTTAAAGCCTTAGTAGAAGCAAAAGAAGAAGGGAAAATAGGTCATATAGGAATAACTAGTCATAGTGTGGATATTTTAGAAAAAGCTCTTGAATTAGATTTGTTTGAAACAATTCAATTTCCATATAATTTAGTTGAAAATCAAGGAGAAAAAATATTTAAAATTGCAAATGAAAAAAACGTTGGTGTTATTATTATGAAGCCAATTGCAGGCGGAGCAATAGACAATGGAGAATTAAGTCTCAAATATGTTCTTAATAATAAAAATGTTACTGTTGCAATTCCAGGTATGGAAACTGAAGAACTAGTCGAAAAAAATGCGAGTGTAGGTAATAATTCACTAAAATTAAGTGAAACTGATCTTAAAGAGTTAAATAAGATTAAAGAAAAATTAAGTGGAGAATTTTGTAGACGTTGTGGTTATTGTCTTCCGTGCGAAAAAGGAATTGATATTCCATCTCAATTTATACTTGAAGGTTATTTAACAAGATATAAATTAAAGGATTGGGCCATAAACAGATATGAATCACTTGAAATTAAATCTAGTGATTGCGTTAAATGTGGTATTTGTGAAACAAAATGCCCATATGATTTGCCTATTATTAAAATGCTTGAGAATGTAAGTAATAGTTTTAACAATGTTGACAAATGA
- a CDS encoding NUDIX hydrolase: MYIKQIEKYNPINEQEENDKKIILKYIDKFPNDILLRQNEAMHITSSSMIFNKEKTKVLMIHHNIYRTWSWTGGHVDGDCDLLYVALKEAKEETGLENIKILNSEISSIDILPVWGHYKKSKYVSAHLHLNTSYIFEADDKELLKVNIEETSGVKWIDINKISEFSNEPELIVVYNKLISKALLSNK; the protein is encoded by the coding sequence ATGTATATAAAGCAAATTGAAAAATATAATCCTATAAATGAACAAGAAGAAAACGATAAAAAAATAATACTTAAGTATATTGATAAATTTCCTAATGATATATTATTAAGGCAAAATGAAGCGATGCATATTACAAGCTCTAGTATGATTTTCAACAAAGAAAAAACAAAAGTTTTAATGATTCATCATAATATCTACAGAACATGGTCGTGGACAGGTGGACACGTAGATGGTGATTGTGACCTTCTATATGTAGCTTTAAAGGAGGCAAAAGAAGAAACTGGCTTGGAAAATATAAAAATACTTAATAGTGAAATTTCTTCTATAGATATATTACCAGTTTGGGGACACTACAAAAAAAGCAAATATGTTAGTGCTCATCTTCATTTGAATACTTCATATATTTTCGAAGCGGATGATAAAGAGTTATTAAAAGTAAATATTGAAGAAACAAGTGGAGTCAAATGGATTGATATAAATAAAATTAGTGAATTTTCAAATGAACCTGAACTTATTGTTGTTTATAATAAACTGATTAGTAAAGCTTTATTAAGTAATAAATAA
- a CDS encoding 4Fe-4S binding protein, which yields MQFIKKHIRGIIQLFIFTLVLLISINHNLLESGGGISWFSSASLHAVCPFGGVVTIYQLLTVGTFVKQIHAATLVLLVIVLLLAVFLGPVFCGWLCPLGSIQEWIGKIGKKIFGKKYNTFVNSKLDRVLRYFRYFVLVWVIIITARSGEILFQHVDPYYALFNFYTGEVAIQGLVILSLTLISSLFVERSWCKYACPYGALLGLTNKFSIFKIKRNKNTCVTCKKCDKDCPMNIEVSSKSIVTDLQCIRCMKCTSDNSCPIPETVDIKF from the coding sequence ATGCAATTTATTAAAAAACATATAAGAGGAATTATTCAATTATTTATTTTTACACTTGTTTTATTAATTTCAATAAATCATAATTTACTAGAAAGTGGCGGTGGTATTTCATGGTTTTCTTCAGCTTCGCTTCATGCTGTTTGTCCATTTGGTGGTGTAGTGACCATTTATCAGCTACTTACAGTAGGTACTTTTGTTAAACAAATTCATGCCGCAACTCTTGTTTTACTTGTTATTGTATTACTACTCGCAGTATTTTTAGGACCTGTTTTTTGCGGTTGGTTATGTCCTCTTGGAAGTATTCAGGAGTGGATAGGTAAAATAGGAAAGAAAATATTTGGCAAAAAATATAATACTTTTGTAAATTCAAAACTTGATAGAGTATTAAGATATTTTAGATATTTTGTACTTGTATGGGTTATTATTATTACAGCTAGAAGTGGAGAAATATTGTTTCAACATGTAGATCCTTATTATGCACTTTTTAATTTTTATACAGGTGAGGTTGCAATTCAAGGTTTAGTAATACTTTCGCTTACTCTTATATCATCACTTTTTGTAGAGAGATCATGGTGTAAATATGCATGTCCTTATGGTGCTCTTCTAGGTTTAACAAATAAATTTAGTATATTTAAAATAAAAAGGAATAAAAATACTTGTGTTACTTGTAAAAAATGCGATAAAGATTGTCCTATGAACATTGAAGTTTCAAGTAAATCAATTGTTACAGATTTACAGTGTATAAGATGTATGAAATGTACTTCAGATAATTCTTGTCCTATTCCTGAAACAGTTGATATAAAATTTTAA
- a CDS encoding response regulator — translation MNILHLEYSGMYRMIIKDMIIKSGNVSFDSKKGSELFKILALNDIDLIITGTELSDMTGEDIVHEVKNSKFSNIPIIVISANEYDETIERFPNLHVDDYLQKQTLDFDRFCECIERYE, via the coding sequence ATGAATATTTTACATTTAGAATATAGTGGAATGTATAGAATGATAATAAAAGACATGATTATAAAAAGTGGAAATGTATCCTTCGATTCAAAAAAAGGTAGTGAGTTATTTAAAATATTAGCACTTAATGATATTGATTTGATTATTACCGGTACGGAACTCTCAGATATGACGGGTGAAGATATTGTACATGAAGTAAAAAATTCAAAATTTTCAAATATACCTATAATTGTTATTTCAGCAAATGAATACGATGAAACAATAGAAAGATTTCCAAATTTACATGTAGATGATTATCTTCAAAAACAAACATTAGATTTTGATAGATTTTGTGAATGTATTGAGAGATATGAGTAA
- a CDS encoding DMT family transporter has translation MNISRKKSIVFLVLAAVLWSTGGILIKLVDWNPIAIAGTRSGVSAILMYFYIIKKNKDSKLLSPKIKLTKIKFLGGCVYAATVILFVLGNKLTTSANVILLQYTAPIWVALFSGYFLKEKVKKGDWISIFFVMSGMVLFFVGDINTGQMIGNFVSVLSGFALAGVVILLKLQKEGSAVEMTFVGNIITLIVSIPFILWSMPSTISIIGIILLGIFQLGLSYILYSEAIFNVTAVEAILIPVIEPLLNPIWVFLFNGEKPSLMAIIGGMIVVSSVVIRNIIANKKNKSCDFKYKESTS, from the coding sequence ATGAATATTTCTAGAAAAAAATCTATAGTATTTTTAGTTCTTGCTGCAGTTCTTTGGAGCACGGGTGGAATACTTATAAAATTAGTTGATTGGAATCCTATAGCAATTGCAGGAACAAGAAGTGGTGTATCTGCAATTCTTATGTATTTTTATATAATTAAAAAAAATAAAGATAGTAAACTACTTTCACCAAAAATAAAATTAACTAAAATTAAATTTTTAGGTGGGTGTGTATATGCAGCTACTGTTATTCTATTTGTTTTAGGGAATAAATTAACTACTTCTGCCAATGTAATTCTTCTTCAATATACTGCTCCAATATGGGTAGCATTATTTTCTGGTTACTTCTTAAAAGAAAAAGTGAAAAAAGGAGATTGGATCTCTATATTTTTTGTAATGTCAGGTATGGTTTTATTCTTCGTTGGAGATATAAATACAGGTCAAATGATAGGAAATTTTGTGTCAGTGTTAAGTGGCTTTGCACTTGCTGGAGTAGTTATTTTATTAAAGCTTCAAAAGGAAGGTTCAGCAGTAGAAATGACATTTGTTGGTAATATAATAACTTTAATTGTATCAATTCCTTTTATATTGTGGTCGATGCCGAGTACTATAAGTATAATTGGAATAATTTTACTAGGTATATTTCAATTGGGCTTATCATATATATTGTATTCAGAAGCAATTTTTAACGTTACAGCTGTTGAAGCTATTTTAATACCTGTAATTGAGCCTTTATTAAATCCTATTTGGGTATTTTTATTTAATGGTGAAAAACCAAGTCTTATGGCAATTATTGGTGGTATGATTGTAGTATCTTCAGTGGTAATTAGAAATATTATAGCTAATAAAAAGAATAAATCGTGTGATTTTAAATACAAAGAATCAACCTCGTAA
- the gltB gene encoding glutamate synthase large subunit: MNLRSVLSKEGLYNEDNERDNCGVGFICNINGDKKNKIVSDGLMILKNLRHRGAVGSDDTTGDGAGVMIQIPYEYFNSQINKLSGKKNYGVGMIFFPNDPFARVLYEGIIEKHIKDCNLSILCWRDVPTNDYALGELAKATKPFIRQIFIDRGVLEEKLFDRKLYLIRKRIQNDIYRFNDTFSKKFYICSLSSKTIVYKGQILGHLISEYYQDLADDRVVSSFCIVHERYSTNTFPSWKLSQPFRFISHNGEFNTIKSNKNWMKAREGILKSDIFGKNFDSLKPFIEENVSDSGAFDNTFELLINNNHSMEYALSLMLPNAYEKDDSISESAKLYHEYNSRIMEPWDGPSTIVFSDGNKIGAAVDRNGLRPARYIVTKEDEVIFSSEVGVLNTNQDNIVRKDIVSAGEIFLIDINNKRIIFDKDIKDKLYKSYDFKKWVEDNRYILSEEASKSNYKYNIETSRTKLRQRLFNYTKEEILNSINYMSETSSEIIGSMGLDIPLSVLSNKNQVFFNYFKQKFAQVTNPPLDSIREKNVMCLDQYIGKHGEKIDKIEITSNIKYFKASGIVIRNREIDYLKKLNNPDLKVAVIPIIFQIDSVNGIREGLDTLKKRIADLVFSDVNIVILSDLKVDKYNAPIPSLLALITVHKYLLKIKQRTKIDIIIESGEVRDVMHFALLSGYGAKLVNPYLAFDTIRDSSNSFKEFEEKKENYIEGINNGLLKIMSKIGISTLQSYCGSEMFEIIGLDKELKDMYFTKTNSSIESVSIELIEKGVLKNHRKAFVENKELSDGGIFEYKKYGESHLINSKLSVALKNAIINNSYSDYLKVSNKINNHKEAKKIRDILDFKVENEQEFSPKKRDKIVSNVESIESIIKRFVASAISYGSISKKAHADIAKAMNLMGARSNCGEGGESSFRIKSKDLRESTNSKIKQIASGRFGVDIDYLSSASELQIKIAQGAKPGEGGHLPKHKVTKDIAKVRNSLENTDLISPPPHHDIYSIEDLAQLIYDLKSANEKAKISVKLVSQLGIGTVASGVVKAHANIITISGHDGGTGAASLNSMRYAGMPWEIGLSDVQQTLLLNNLRSRVKLRVDGKMMNGKDVVIATLLGADEFGFASAILISLGCVNCRKCHLGKCQVGIATQDKNLIKNYKGKPKYIIDYFKFVAKEVQDILISIGVNSLDDIVGRTDLLKTIEKYNYKNIDLSKILYRPILPQKIGTKFYGYRNLNLMNTIDSKIFKSRFSDLENKIPFEINRKINNTDRSVGTYLSGKLAQLSQNRMDNEKETNINKIFKLNFKGYAGQSFGAFLHENIELSLYGDANDYVGKGLSGGRIIIYSDNISNNVVAGNTVLFGATRGELYINGTVGHRFAVRNSGAVAVIEGAKNHAFEYMTKGEVLVLGELGNNIGAGMSGGIIYLVNEDKNLINKLNSQYVKIRKSTNKENEKVSLMLKNHYKYTKSAKAKTILDNFNEYLSIINIIEVKS, from the coding sequence ATGAATTTAAGGAGTGTGCTTTCAAAAGAGGGTCTTTATAATGAAGATAATGAAAGGGATAATTGTGGTGTAGGTTTTATTTGTAATATTAATGGTGATAAAAAAAATAAAATTGTAAGTGATGGACTTATGATTCTAAAAAATTTAAGGCATAGGGGTGCAGTTGGTTCGGATGATACAACTGGAGATGGTGCAGGTGTAATGATTCAAATTCCATACGAGTATTTCAATTCACAGATTAACAAATTGTCTGGAAAGAAAAACTACGGAGTTGGTATGATTTTTTTCCCTAATGATCCTTTTGCGAGAGTTTTGTATGAAGGTATTATAGAAAAGCATATTAAAGATTGTAATTTAAGTATTTTATGTTGGAGAGATGTGCCAACTAATGATTATGCACTTGGTGAACTTGCAAAGGCGACAAAACCATTTATAAGACAAATTTTTATTGATAGGGGCGTTCTTGAAGAAAAATTATTTGATAGAAAATTATATCTTATTAGAAAAAGAATTCAAAATGATATTTACAGATTTAATGATACATTTAGTAAAAAATTTTATATTTGTTCATTGTCCTCAAAGACGATTGTGTATAAAGGTCAAATTTTAGGACATTTAATTAGTGAATATTATCAGGATTTAGCTGATGATAGAGTAGTTAGTTCGTTTTGTATAGTTCATGAAAGATATTCAACCAATACTTTTCCATCTTGGAAATTATCTCAGCCGTTTAGATTTATATCTCATAACGGAGAATTTAATACTATAAAATCAAATAAAAATTGGATGAAAGCAAGAGAAGGAATTTTAAAGTCTGATATTTTTGGAAAAAATTTTGATTCTCTTAAACCGTTTATTGAAGAAAATGTTAGTGATTCGGGTGCTTTTGATAATACTTTTGAACTTCTTATTAATAATAATCATAGTATGGAATATGCATTATCGCTAATGTTGCCAAATGCTTATGAAAAAGATGATAGTATTTCTGAAAGTGCGAAATTATATCATGAGTATAATTCTAGGATAATGGAGCCGTGGGATGGACCAAGTACAATTGTATTTTCTGATGGAAATAAAATTGGCGCTGCGGTTGATAGAAATGGACTTAGACCTGCAAGGTATATTGTAACTAAAGAAGACGAAGTGATTTTTTCTTCTGAAGTTGGAGTATTAAATACAAATCAAGATAATATTGTTCGTAAAGATATAGTAAGTGCAGGTGAGATATTTTTAATTGATATTAATAATAAAAGAATTATTTTTGATAAAGATATAAAAGATAAACTTTATAAATCGTATGATTTTAAAAAATGGGTTGAAGATAATAGGTATATATTAAGCGAAGAAGCTTCTAAATCTAACTATAAATATAATATTGAAACAAGTAGAACTAAATTGAGACAGAGATTATTTAATTATACAAAAGAAGAAATTTTAAATAGTATAAATTATATGTCAGAAACTTCTAGTGAAATAATAGGTTCTATGGGGCTTGATATTCCTCTAAGTGTGCTTTCAAATAAAAATCAGGTGTTTTTTAATTACTTTAAACAGAAATTTGCACAAGTAACGAATCCGCCACTAGACTCAATTAGAGAGAAAAACGTTATGTGTTTAGATCAGTATATTGGTAAGCATGGAGAGAAAATCGATAAAATTGAAATAACTTCAAATATAAAATACTTTAAAGCAAGTGGAATTGTTATAAGAAATAGAGAAATAGATTATTTGAAAAAACTAAATAATCCAGATTTAAAAGTTGCAGTAATACCGATAATTTTCCAAATTGATAGTGTAAATGGTATAAGAGAAGGTCTTGATACACTAAAAAAAAGGATTGCAGATTTAGTATTTTCTGATGTGAATATTGTGATATTATCTGATTTAAAAGTTGATAAATATAATGCTCCCATTCCAAGTTTGCTTGCCCTTATTACAGTTCATAAATATTTATTAAAAATAAAACAGAGAACGAAAATTGATATTATTATTGAGAGTGGTGAAGTAAGAGATGTTATGCATTTTGCTCTTTTATCAGGATATGGGGCAAAATTAGTAAATCCATATTTGGCATTTGATACTATTAGAGATTCTTCGAATAGCTTCAAAGAATTTGAAGAAAAAAAAGAAAATTATATTGAGGGTATTAATAATGGCTTATTAAAAATAATGTCTAAAATTGGTATCTCAACTCTTCAAAGTTACTGTGGATCAGAAATGTTTGAAATAATAGGACTTGATAAAGAGTTGAAAGATATGTATTTTACTAAGACGAATTCATCTATAGAAAGTGTAAGTATAGAGCTTATAGAAAAAGGGGTACTTAAAAATCATAGAAAGGCATTTGTTGAAAATAAAGAATTGAGTGATGGGGGAATATTTGAGTACAAAAAATATGGAGAATCACATTTAATTAATTCAAAACTTTCCGTGGCTCTAAAAAATGCTATTATTAATAATTCATATAGTGATTATTTGAAAGTATCAAATAAAATAAATAATCATAAAGAAGCAAAAAAAATAAGAGATATATTAGATTTTAAGGTAGAAAATGAGCAGGAATTTAGTCCTAAGAAGCGTGATAAAATTGTTTCTAACGTTGAATCTATTGAATCAATAATTAAAAGATTTGTAGCTTCTGCAATTTCATATGGTTCTATAAGTAAAAAAGCCCATGCAGATATTGCAAAAGCAATGAATTTAATGGGAGCAAGAAGTAACTGCGGTGAAGGAGGAGAAAGTAGTTTTAGAATAAAATCAAAGGACCTTAGAGAAAGTACAAATAGTAAAATCAAACAGATTGCTTCAGGAAGATTTGGTGTGGATATTGATTATTTGTCAAGTGCTAGTGAACTTCAAATAAAAATTGCACAAGGAGCAAAACCTGGTGAAGGAGGGCATCTACCAAAACATAAAGTAACAAAAGATATAGCTAAAGTAAGAAATTCATTAGAAAATACTGATCTTATTTCACCGCCTCCACATCATGATATATATTCCATAGAAGATTTAGCACAACTTATATATGATTTGAAAAGTGCAAATGAGAAAGCGAAGATTTCAGTAAAATTAGTTTCGCAATTAGGAATTGGAACAGTTGCATCTGGGGTAGTTAAAGCGCATGCAAATATTATTACAATAAGTGGACATGATGGTGGTACTGGTGCTGCAAGTCTAAATTCTATGAGATATGCTGGAATGCCTTGGGAAATTGGACTTTCAGATGTTCAGCAAACTCTTTTGTTAAATAATCTTAGAAGTCGCGTTAAACTGAGAGTTGATGGTAAAATGATGAATGGAAAAGATGTTGTTATAGCTACTTTACTAGGGGCTGATGAATTTGGTTTTGCAAGTGCAATTTTAATTTCACTTGGTTGTGTTAATTGCAGAAAGTGCCATTTAGGTAAATGTCAAGTTGGAATAGCAACCCAGGATAAAAATTTAATTAAAAACTATAAAGGAAAGCCAAAGTATATAATAGATTATTTTAAATTTGTTGCCAAAGAAGTTCAAGATATTTTGATAAGTATTGGAGTAAATTCACTTGATGATATTGTGGGTAGAACGGATTTGCTTAAAACAATTGAAAAGTATAATTATAAAAATATTGATTTATCAAAAATTCTTTACAGGCCTATTTTGCCTCAAAAAATAGGTACTAAATTTTATGGATATAGAAATTTGAATTTAATGAATACAATTGATTCGAAAATTTTTAAAAGCAGATTTTCAGATTTAGAAAATAAAATTCCTTTTGAAATAAATAGAAAAATAAATAATACTGATAGATCGGTTGGAACATATTTAAGTGGAAAATTAGCACAACTCTCACAAAATAGAATGGATAATGAAAAAGAAACAAATATAAATAAAATTTTTAAGTTGAATTTTAAAGGATATGCTGGTCAATCTTTTGGAGCATTTTTACATGAAAATATTGAATTAAGTTTATATGGTGATGCTAATGATTATGTGGGAAAAGGTCTTTCTGGAGGAAGGATAATTATTTATTCAGATAATATTAGTAATAATGTTGTAGCTGGAAATACAGTGTTATTTGGTGCAACTAGAGGTGAATTATATATTAATGGAACAGTAGGTCATAGATTTGCCGTTAGAAATAGTGGAGCTGTAGCAGTAATAGAAGGTGCAAAAAATCATGCATTTGAGTACATGACAAAGGGTGAAGTTTTAGTATTAGGTGAGCTTGGAAATAATATTGGAGCTGGAATGTCTGGTGGAATTATATACCTTGTTAATGAAGACAAAAATTTGATAAATAAACTTAATTCGCAATACGTTAAAATCAGAAAATCTACTAATAAAGAAAATGAAAAAGTATCTCTTATGTTAAAAAATCACTACAAATACACGAAAAGCGCAAAAGCAAAGACTATTTTAGATAATTTTAATGAATATCTAAGTATAATTAATATAATTGAAGTTAAAAGTTAA